Proteins from one Pontibacter korlensis genomic window:
- the ileS gene encoding isoleucine--tRNA ligase, whose amino-acid sequence MKYNEYKNLNYAKVGEDVLSFWKQNNIFEKSVATREGKTPFVFYEGPPSANGTPGIHHVMARAVKDIFCRYKTLKGFQVNRKGGWDTHGLPVELQVEKELGITKEDIGKKITVEEYNQRCRETVMRFKNQWDTLTEQMGYWVDLNNPYITFENEYIESCWALLKRLYDKGYLYKGYTIQPFSPAAGTGLSSHELNQPGCYKMVKDTTIVAQFEVKKITRNMFLFEDEEENVYFLAWTTTPWTLPANTGLAVGKNIKYVKVKSFNPYTYEPISVILAKDLVSRYFNPKAADLALADYKAGDKLVPYKVVEEFTGTDLNGVEYHQLMPYVQPDKPAFRVIIGDYVTTEDGTGIVHISPTFGADDARVAAQNDIPALLVMDENGKPSPIVDRQGRFVKEITDFAGMYVKNYAKEDESAAEYKPTDVKIAIKLKEEGKAFKVEKYEHTYPHCWRTDMPVLYYPLDSWFIKTTAVKDRLIELNKTINWKPESTGTGRFGNWLENLVDWNLSRSRYWGTPLPIWRTEDGEEEICIGSIAQLNDEIARAVDAGLMDTSVEVKDLHRPYVDNIVLVSKSGKPMYRETDLIDVWFDSGAMPYAQWHYPLENENIFDKNFPADFIAEGVDQTRGWFFTLHALAVMLEDNVAYKNVIANGLVLDKNGNKMSKRLGNAIDPFEMIGNYGPDAVRWYMISNAPPWDNLKFNPDGVVETQRRFFGTLQNTYSFFALYANLDNFTYSEADVPMAQRTESDRWIISKLNTLVQDVDTYYEDYDPTRAARAIQDFVVDDLSNWYVRLNRKRFWKGEYNTDKIAAYQTLYTCLETIAVLAAPVAPFYTEQLYRDLNNVSNKHTVESVHLAYYPEVNQENIDTDLEERMQLAQTVSSLVHSLRKKEMIKVRQPLQRILIPVLNSKMKQQIEAVADLILSEVNVKAIEYIDDTSGILVKKIKPNFKKLGQVFGPKMKLVAAAVQQMDQADIATLEREGGFKIMLSEDESAVLTPDDVEISSEDIPGWLVASEGRLTVALDITITEELKQEGIARDLVNRIQNLRKDSNLEVQDKIHIAMQQSVPEVNEAVKNYSDYICAETQALTLDLVVELASATILDIDDYKVSIQIQTEERATI is encoded by the coding sequence GTGAAGTACAACGAGTATAAGAATCTGAATTACGCCAAAGTAGGCGAAGATGTGCTTTCCTTTTGGAAGCAGAACAACATCTTTGAGAAATCGGTAGCCACACGTGAGGGCAAAACACCTTTCGTGTTCTACGAAGGCCCACCATCTGCCAACGGTACACCGGGCATTCACCACGTAATGGCCCGTGCTGTAAAAGACATTTTTTGCCGCTATAAAACCCTGAAAGGTTTTCAGGTAAACCGCAAAGGCGGCTGGGACACCCATGGCCTTCCGGTAGAGCTGCAGGTAGAGAAAGAGCTGGGCATTACTAAAGAAGATATCGGTAAGAAGATAACGGTAGAGGAGTATAACCAGCGCTGCCGCGAAACGGTAATGCGTTTCAAGAACCAATGGGATACCCTAACAGAGCAAATGGGCTACTGGGTAGACCTGAACAACCCGTATATCACTTTCGAGAATGAGTACATCGAGTCTTGCTGGGCACTGCTGAAGCGCCTTTACGACAAGGGGTATTTATATAAAGGCTATACAATACAACCTTTCTCTCCTGCTGCAGGTACAGGCCTTAGCTCACACGAGCTGAACCAGCCAGGCTGCTACAAAATGGTGAAAGATACTACCATTGTGGCGCAGTTCGAGGTGAAGAAGATTACCCGTAACATGTTCCTGTTCGAAGACGAAGAGGAGAATGTATACTTCTTGGCTTGGACAACGACGCCTTGGACACTGCCTGCCAACACAGGACTTGCCGTAGGTAAGAACATAAAGTATGTGAAGGTGAAATCCTTCAACCCATATACGTACGAGCCGATCTCAGTTATACTTGCTAAGGATCTGGTGAGTCGCTATTTCAACCCGAAAGCTGCTGACTTGGCGCTGGCTGATTACAAGGCAGGCGATAAGCTGGTTCCTTATAAAGTGGTAGAGGAGTTTACTGGTACTGACCTGAATGGCGTGGAGTATCACCAGCTGATGCCATACGTGCAGCCAGACAAGCCAGCTTTCCGTGTGATCATCGGTGATTATGTAACTACAGAGGATGGTACTGGTATCGTGCATATTTCGCCAACCTTTGGTGCAGATGACGCCCGTGTAGCCGCTCAAAATGATATCCCGGCACTGCTGGTAATGGACGAGAATGGTAAGCCATCTCCGATCGTAGACAGACAAGGTAGATTTGTGAAGGAGATCACCGACTTTGCTGGCATGTATGTAAAGAACTATGCCAAGGAAGACGAGTCTGCTGCCGAGTACAAGCCTACTGATGTAAAGATCGCCATCAAGCTAAAAGAAGAAGGCAAGGCATTCAAAGTAGAGAAGTACGAGCACACTTATCCGCATTGTTGGAGAACAGATATGCCGGTGCTGTACTACCCGCTGGATAGCTGGTTCATCAAAACCACAGCTGTTAAAGACCGCCTGATCGAGCTGAACAAAACCATCAACTGGAAACCAGAGTCAACTGGTACAGGTCGTTTTGGTAACTGGCTGGAGAACCTGGTGGACTGGAACCTGTCACGCTCCCGTTACTGGGGCACCCCACTGCCTATCTGGAGAACTGAAGACGGCGAGGAAGAAATCTGCATCGGCTCTATCGCGCAGCTGAACGACGAGATTGCCAGAGCGGTGGACGCTGGTTTGATGGATACTTCTGTAGAGGTGAAAGACCTGCACCGCCCGTATGTGGACAACATCGTGCTGGTAAGCAAGTCTGGAAAGCCAATGTACAGAGAGACAGACCTTATCGACGTGTGGTTTGACTCTGGTGCTATGCCTTATGCACAATGGCACTACCCATTGGAGAACGAGAATATCTTTGATAAAAACTTTCCAGCAGATTTTATTGCTGAAGGTGTTGACCAAACACGCGGCTGGTTCTTTACGCTACACGCATTGGCTGTAATGCTGGAGGATAACGTGGCTTACAAAAACGTAATCGCCAACGGTCTGGTGCTGGATAAGAACGGCAATAAGATGAGCAAGCGCCTAGGCAATGCCATAGATCCGTTCGAGATGATTGGTAACTATGGCCCGGATGCCGTGCGCTGGTATATGATCTCCAATGCGCCACCGTGGGACAACCTGAAGTTTAACCCGGATGGCGTGGTAGAGACGCAGCGCCGTTTCTTTGGCACACTGCAGAACACATACTCGTTCTTCGCACTCTATGCTAACCTTGACAACTTTACGTACTCAGAGGCTGATGTGCCAATGGCGCAACGTACCGAGTCAGACCGCTGGATCATCTCAAAGCTGAACACGCTGGTGCAGGACGTAGATACGTACTACGAAGACTACGATCCAACCCGTGCTGCCCGTGCCATCCAGGATTTTGTGGTGGACGACCTGAGTAATTGGTACGTGCGCCTGAACCGTAAGCGTTTCTGGAAAGGTGAGTATAACACAGATAAGATTGCCGCTTACCAGACATTGTATACTTGCTTGGAGACAATTGCTGTTCTGGCTGCTCCGGTGGCACCGTTCTATACAGAGCAATTGTACCGCGACCTGAACAACGTAAGCAACAAGCATACAGTAGAGTCGGTACACTTAGCATATTATCCGGAGGTAAATCAAGAGAATATCGATACGGATCTGGAGGAGCGCATGCAACTGGCGCAAACTGTTTCTTCTTTGGTGCACTCGCTGCGTAAGAAAGAAATGATTAAAGTACGCCAGCCACTGCAGCGTATCCTGATACCGGTACTGAACTCGAAAATGAAGCAGCAGATTGAGGCTGTGGCTGATTTGATCCTGAGTGAGGTGAACGTGAAGGCTATCGAATACATCGATGATACTTCTGGCATCCTGGTGAAGAAGATTAAGCCTAACTTCAAAAAGTTAGGTCAGGTGTTCGGTCCAAAGATGAAGCTGGTAGCAGCTGCTGTACAGCAAATGGATCAGGCAGATATCGCTACACTGGAGCGCGAAGGTGGCTTTAAGATCATGCTTTCAGAGGATGAGTCAGCAGTACTGACGCCGGACGATGTGGAGATCTCTTCTGAGGACATCCCGGGTTGGCTGGTAGCCAGCGAAGGCAGATTAACTGTAGCCTTGGATATTACCATCACAGAGGAGCTGAAGCAGGAGGGTATTGCCCGCGACCTGGTAAATCGTATCCAGAACTTGCGTAAGGACTCTAACCTAGAGGTTCAGGACAAGATCCACATCGCCATGCAGCAATCAGTGCCAGAGGTAAACGAGGCTGTTAAAAACTACAGCGACTATATATGTGCTGAAACACAAGCCCTGACGCTGGACCTGGTAGTGGAGCTGGCAAGCGCCACCATACTGGATATTGATGATTACAAGGTGTCAATCCAAATTCAGACAGAAGAAAGAGCGACTATCTAA
- a CDS encoding lipoprotein signal peptidase: MKYGKYYLAALAVILVDQAVKLIVHYNMEMGMPGEIHLIGDWLKLHYTLNPGMAFGVELGSEYGKLILTLFRLVAMFGIGYYLYYLVKNKAPKGLIWCISLILGGAIGNLIDSTFYGVWFDNAPYGSSTPWFHGQVIDMFYVDIWEGIVPNWVPILGGKPMSLWPIFNVADSAIFVGVLLILFNQKRFFGEHHEEQKQKPVEQQGL; the protein is encoded by the coding sequence ATGAAATACGGAAAATACTACCTGGCTGCTCTTGCCGTGATTCTTGTAGATCAGGCTGTAAAGCTGATCGTGCATTACAACATGGAAATGGGAATGCCAGGGGAGATTCATCTAATTGGCGATTGGCTGAAACTGCATTACACTCTTAACCCTGGGATGGCCTTTGGTGTGGAGCTAGGCTCTGAGTATGGCAAGCTTATACTTACGCTGTTCCGCTTGGTAGCCATGTTTGGTATTGGCTATTACCTGTATTACCTCGTTAAGAATAAGGCTCCTAAAGGTCTTATCTGGTGCATCTCGCTGATACTTGGCGGCGCTATAGGTAACCTGATAGACAGTACCTTTTACGGTGTATGGTTTGACAACGCTCCCTATGGCTCTTCTACACCATGGTTTCATGGGCAGGTAATAGATATGTTCTATGTGGACATATGGGAAGGTATCGTGCCGAACTGGGTTCCGATTCTTGGTGGTAAACCAATGTCGCTGTGGCCTATCTTCAATGTAGCCGACTCTGCCATCTTTGTAGGTGTATTGCTGATCCTTTTCAACCAGAAGCGCTTCTTCGGAGAGCACCATGAAGAGCAAAAGCAAAAGCCAGTAGAGCAGCAAGGGCTGTAA
- a CDS encoding HAD family hydrolase, protein MIKFIIFDLGAVLIDWNPHYLYRKIFDEEEEMLHFLENICTPEWNEEQDAGRPLQEATELLVARHPEHQERIEAFYGRWHEMLGGAIEGTVDILRELKESGKYNLYALTNWSAETFPIAQEQFDFLNWFDGIVVSGTEKDRKPFSSFYHTLLSRYDVHPSEAVFIDDNLRNVKAAEQLGIDSIHFTSPEALKEALKERGVL, encoded by the coding sequence ATGATTAAATTCATCATTTTCGACTTGGGTGCTGTGCTGATTGATTGGAACCCGCACTACCTGTACCGAAAGATCTTCGATGAAGAAGAAGAAATGCTGCACTTCCTGGAGAACATTTGCACCCCGGAATGGAATGAGGAGCAGGATGCCGGACGTCCGTTACAGGAGGCCACAGAACTACTGGTAGCAAGGCATCCGGAGCACCAGGAAAGAATAGAGGCTTTTTATGGCCGCTGGCATGAAATGTTGGGAGGAGCCATAGAGGGTACTGTCGATATTTTGCGGGAGTTAAAAGAAAGCGGCAAGTACAACCTCTACGCCCTCACAAACTGGTCTGCAGAAACTTTCCCGATTGCACAGGAACAGTTTGATTTCCTGAACTGGTTCGATGGAATAGTAGTATCAGGCACCGAAAAAGACAGGAAGCCATTTAGCAGTTTCTACCACACGTTACTAAGCAGGTATGATGTGCATCCTTCCGAAGCTGTTTTTATAGATGATAACCTGCGGAACGTAAAAGCGGCAGAACAACTTGGAATAGATTCTATTCATTTTACTTCGCCCGAAGCGCTGAAGGAAGCGCTGAAAGAGAGAGGAGTTTTATAA
- a CDS encoding ABC transporter ATP-binding protein produces the protein MTLLKPILQVINLNSVFSTLHSITKAVDKVSFEVYAGETVAIVGESGSGKSVTALSLMRLLDTTPGQIATGQVVFQSKKYGEVDLLQLPEKQMQHIRGNEISMVFQEPMSSLNPVYTCGKQVTEALLIHNTLTKKQAKERTIQLFEKARLSHPERIFDAYPHEVSGGQKQRVMIAMALACEPSILIADEPTTALDVTVQARVLRLVDELRIKENTAVLFITHDLGVVAEIADRILVMYKGKIVEQGKVIDIFTNPQHPYTKGLLACRPKLTAKKQTILPTVSDFMFEDEQGNILERKAQILEPSLEDVVSNYVGTVRNIKHQQENKQKPLLLQVENLKVHFPIKKGFFGRTTGLVKAVDDVSFEVRPGETIGLVGESGCGKTTLGRALLRLIEPTEGSITFDGQNVVQLTPEELRNSRRNIQMIFQDHYTSLNPMHTVSEVIVEPMQVHNFYSSDKERHGKSLELIEKVGLTKDYLHRYPHELSGGQRQRVSIARALALRPKCIICDESVSALDVSVQAQVLNLLNRLKQEFHITYIFITHDLSVAKYMSDRILVMNRGKIVETGTPEQIFRQPQEEYTRNLISAIPKGEPEDIITAQQKRKAIKAGLE, from the coding sequence TTGACTTTACTAAAACCCATACTTCAGGTAATAAACCTAAACTCTGTTTTCTCAACACTCCATAGCATCACAAAAGCTGTAGACAAGGTAAGCTTTGAAGTCTACGCTGGCGAAACAGTTGCCATAGTAGGAGAGTCCGGCTCCGGAAAGTCTGTAACGGCACTATCTCTAATGCGGTTGCTCGATACAACCCCAGGACAAATCGCAACAGGGCAGGTGGTGTTCCAGTCAAAAAAGTATGGAGAAGTAGACTTATTGCAGCTGCCGGAGAAGCAAATGCAGCACATCCGTGGCAACGAGATCAGCATGGTTTTTCAGGAACCTATGTCCTCACTTAACCCCGTTTACACCTGTGGAAAACAAGTGACAGAGGCATTGCTGATACATAATACTCTAACAAAAAAACAGGCCAAAGAACGAACTATACAGCTTTTTGAAAAGGCAAGGCTGTCACATCCTGAAAGAATTTTTGATGCTTATCCACATGAAGTTTCAGGAGGGCAGAAGCAGCGCGTTATGATTGCTATGGCCTTGGCCTGCGAGCCAAGTATACTTATTGCCGATGAGCCTACTACGGCTTTGGATGTAACGGTGCAGGCACGCGTGCTGCGGCTGGTAGACGAGCTGCGGATAAAGGAGAATACGGCAGTGCTCTTCATTACCCACGATCTAGGCGTGGTAGCCGAGATAGCTGACCGCATCCTAGTGATGTATAAAGGAAAGATAGTGGAGCAAGGTAAGGTGATAGATATCTTTACCAATCCGCAGCACCCCTATACCAAGGGTTTGCTAGCCTGCCGCCCAAAGCTTACAGCGAAGAAGCAGACTATACTTCCTACTGTATCTGACTTTATGTTTGAGGATGAGCAAGGAAACATACTCGAGAGAAAGGCGCAGATACTGGAGCCCTCGCTGGAGGATGTAGTAAGTAATTATGTAGGTACTGTTCGTAATATAAAACACCAACAGGAAAACAAGCAGAAGCCTTTGCTGCTACAAGTTGAAAACTTGAAGGTACACTTTCCGATAAAGAAAGGATTCTTTGGCCGCACTACTGGTTTAGTTAAGGCTGTAGATGACGTAAGCTTTGAGGTAAGGCCAGGCGAAACGATAGGTTTGGTAGGTGAGTCTGGCTGTGGCAAAACAACCTTAGGGCGTGCGCTGTTGCGGCTAATAGAACCAACGGAAGGAAGCATAACTTTTGATGGACAGAATGTAGTGCAATTAACCCCTGAAGAATTGCGCAATAGCCGTCGCAATATTCAGATGATCTTCCAGGATCATTATACGTCGCTTAACCCAATGCATACTGTAAGTGAGGTTATTGTGGAGCCAATGCAAGTGCATAACTTCTACAGTTCCGATAAAGAACGACATGGAAAATCTTTGGAACTGATTGAGAAAGTGGGGCTTACGAAAGATTATTTGCATCGTTATCCACATGAGCTGTCAGGCGGGCAGCGGCAGCGTGTAAGTATAGCCCGGGCGTTAGCCCTGCGGCCCAAATGTATCATATGCGATGAGTCTGTGTCAGCGTTGGATGTATCGGTGCAGGCGCAGGTGCTTAACCTGCTTAACAGGCTAAAGCAGGAGTTTCATATCACCTACATCTTTATTACCCACGATCTTTCTGTAGCAAAATATATGTCGGACCGTATACTTGTAATGAATAGGGGTAAGATCGTTGAGACTGGTACACCAGAGCAGATTTTCCGTCAACCGCAAGAGGAGTATACGCGTAATCTAATCAGTGCAATCCCGAAGGGCGAGCCGGAAGACATTATAACCGCACAACAAAAGCGCAAGGCCATCAAGGCAGGGTTAGAATAA
- a CDS encoding DUF695 domain-containing protein, translating to MQQTHHESDWEFHFRSIDNKPGSIAVDLGLAKVAPLSEQPNLVQVSVKMVDPRPDGLSSLQETIVLQSLEDDLEEVLRTTCQATYAGRLTSNGHRKIYFYMGEPNGYAESVQRVMQNYNGHAYTLKLVKDKDWSRYFNFLYPEPEQLQSIQNRKVLEELEKNGDDLSKERQVDHWVYFKTEADRTAFVESIANENYTVITSDYLEASEDYPFRLHISRTDKLDQLNIDRTVLHLRRLALKHHGDYDGWETSLEV from the coding sequence ATGCAGCAAACGCACCATGAATCCGACTGGGAATTCCATTTCAGAAGCATAGACAATAAGCCTGGCTCCATAGCGGTAGATCTAGGCTTGGCTAAAGTTGCCCCGCTGTCCGAACAGCCAAATCTTGTACAGGTGTCGGTTAAAATGGTTGATCCTCGTCCGGATGGGCTGTCGTCGTTGCAGGAAACAATTGTGCTGCAGAGCCTGGAAGATGACCTGGAAGAGGTTTTAAGAACAACCTGTCAGGCTACCTATGCAGGGCGCTTAACATCTAACGGGCATCGCAAAATCTACTTCTATATGGGCGAGCCTAACGGCTATGCGGAGTCTGTTCAGCGTGTTATGCAGAATTACAACGGACATGCCTATACCCTTAAGCTGGTAAAGGATAAAGACTGGAGCCGGTACTTTAACTTTTTATACCCAGAACCGGAGCAGTTACAAAGTATACAAAACCGCAAAGTGTTGGAAGAGTTGGAGAAGAACGGCGATGACTTGAGCAAAGAGCGGCAGGTGGACCACTGGGTGTACTTTAAAACAGAGGCTGATAGAACTGCATTTGTGGAGAGTATAGCCAACGAGAATTACACCGTTATCACCAGCGATTACCTGGAAGCATCAGAAGACTACCCATTCCGCCTGCATATTAGCCGCACCGATAAGCTGGACCAGTTAAATATAGACAGAACAGTACTCCACCTGCGACGCCTGGCCCTTAAGCACCATGGCGATTACGATGGCTGGGAAACCTCCCTGGAAGTATAA
- the rnr gene encoding ribonuclease R, with protein MRSKRDKKGGRDSESRNDKGQSRRRGGESSNRKESAREAYARREPSNRKGAPKSAKAIVLEVFSNSPDTVFTMRQVTRRLGVTDKHGREQVQKLVKTLVQENKLLAVDDDKYMMNLKVEIVTGRVDLANSKYAYIVSEDREEDIRVFTEHLQYALDGDLVKVEVLPSVRGGRQEGVVVEVLQRSRTELVGIMELSKNFGFVVPDFKRVYFDIFVGERHLNEAESGDKVLVRVIEWPDKPGKNPTGEVIRVFGPAGEHEAEIHSIMAEFGLPFEFPEAVEEEAETISDKIPTGEIAKRRDFRDVATFTIDPADAKDFDDALSIQKLENGNWEIGVHIADVTHYVHPRSVLEKEAYHRATSVYLVDRTIPMLPERLSNGLCSLRPNEEKLTFSVVFELDENGKLYDTWYGRTIIYSDRRFSYEEAQERIETGEGDFAEEINILNSIAKKLQAKRFKNGAISFETVEVKFKLDENGKPLSVYVKERKDAHKLIEEFMLLANKCVAEYVYGLGKGKKRPTMVYRTHGQPDPDKLSTFSLFARKFGYKVDVDADISEELNHLTAEIEGKPEQSVLQNLAIRTMAKAKYSTEPEGHFGLAFDHYSHFTSPIRRYPDMMAHRLLQHYLDGGNSEDKDEYEERCKHSSEMEKRAADAERASIKYKQVEFMKDTIGNQYKGIVSGVTEWGIFVEIEENKCEGMVRLADLNDDYYELDADNYRIIGRQTKRIISFGDEVLVEVKSANLADRTIDLDLIETLKQH; from the coding sequence ATGAGAAGTAAAAGAGACAAAAAAGGCGGCAGAGATTCTGAGAGCCGCAACGACAAAGGCCAGTCCCGCAGAAGAGGAGGCGAATCATCAAACCGCAAAGAGTCCGCAAGAGAGGCTTATGCCAGAAGAGAACCCTCTAACCGAAAAGGGGCTCCAAAATCGGCTAAAGCTATAGTACTGGAAGTGTTCTCCAACAGTCCCGACACTGTTTTTACAATGCGACAGGTTACGCGCCGCCTAGGTGTGACAGACAAGCATGGCCGTGAGCAGGTGCAGAAGCTGGTAAAGACACTGGTGCAGGAAAACAAACTGCTGGCCGTGGACGACGACAAGTACATGATGAACCTGAAGGTCGAAATCGTGACAGGTCGTGTGGACTTGGCTAACAGCAAATATGCCTACATCGTGTCGGAAGACCGGGAGGAAGACATCCGTGTGTTTACAGAGCACCTACAGTATGCCTTAGATGGCGACTTGGTTAAAGTAGAAGTGCTGCCATCGGTAAGAGGTGGCCGCCAGGAGGGAGTGGTAGTAGAGGTACTGCAGCGCTCTCGTACAGAGCTGGTAGGTATCATGGAGCTATCCAAGAACTTTGGCTTTGTTGTGCCAGACTTCAAAAGGGTATACTTTGACATATTTGTAGGCGAGCGGCATCTGAATGAGGCGGAAAGCGGAGATAAAGTGCTGGTACGCGTTATTGAGTGGCCAGACAAGCCAGGAAAGAACCCAACGGGTGAAGTGATTCGTGTTTTTGGTCCGGCCGGTGAGCATGAGGCTGAAATACACTCTATCATGGCTGAGTTTGGCCTGCCATTCGAGTTTCCGGAGGCAGTAGAGGAAGAGGCTGAGACAATCTCTGATAAAATACCAACCGGTGAAATTGCCAAGCGCCGCGATTTCCGCGATGTTGCCACTTTCACCATAGACCCTGCCGATGCCAAAGACTTCGACGATGCACTATCTATACAAAAGCTGGAGAACGGAAACTGGGAGATAGGCGTGCACATTGCCGATGTAACGCATTACGTGCACCCAAGAAGCGTGCTGGAGAAAGAAGCCTACCACAGGGCAACATCAGTATACTTGGTAGATAGAACCATCCCAATGCTGCCGGAGCGCCTTTCCAATGGCCTTTGCTCCCTCAGGCCAAATGAAGAGAAGCTAACATTCTCTGTTGTGTTTGAGCTGGACGAAAACGGCAAACTTTACGACACCTGGTACGGCCGCACCATTATTTACTCCGACCGCCGCTTTAGTTACGAGGAGGCACAGGAACGTATCGAAACCGGCGAGGGCGACTTTGCCGAGGAAATCAATATCCTGAACAGTATTGCCAAAAAACTGCAGGCGAAGCGCTTTAAAAATGGAGCTATCTCTTTCGAAACTGTAGAGGTGAAGTTTAAGCTAGACGAGAACGGCAAGCCACTATCGGTGTATGTAAAAGAACGCAAGGATGCACATAAGCTGATTGAGGAGTTCATGCTATTGGCTAATAAGTGTGTAGCTGAGTATGTGTATGGCCTGGGCAAAGGCAAGAAGCGCCCTACCATGGTCTACCGTACCCACGGCCAACCTGACCCGGACAAGCTGAGTACCTTCTCGCTGTTTGCCCGCAAGTTTGGTTATAAAGTAGACGTAGACGCCGATATTTCAGAAGAGCTGAACCACCTGACAGCCGAGATTGAAGGTAAGCCGGAGCAAAGCGTGCTGCAGAACCTCGCAATCCGTACCATGGCCAAGGCCAAGTATAGCACCGAACCAGAGGGCCATTTTGGTTTGGCTTTTGACCACTACTCACACTTCACCTCGCCTATTCGCCGTTACCCGGATATGATGGCACACCGCCTGCTGCAACATTACCTGGATGGCGGCAATTCTGAGGACAAAGATGAGTATGAGGAGCGCTGCAAGCATTCTTCGGAGATGGAGAAACGCGCTGCCGACGCAGAACGAGCCTCTATCAAGTATAAGCAGGTAGAATTTATGAAAGATACCATCGGGAATCAGTATAAAGGTATTGTTTCCGGTGTCACAGAATGGGGTATCTTTGTGGAGATCGAAGAGAACAAGTGCGAAGGCATGGTACGCCTGGCTGACCTCAACGACGATTATTACGAACTGGATGCTGATAACTACCGCATCATCGGTCGCCAAACCAAGCGTATTATTTCGTTCGGAGATGAGGTACTGGTAGAGGTGAAAAGTGCCAACCTTGCCGATCGCACCATCGATCTGGACCTAATCGAGACACTAAAACAACATTAA
- a CDS encoding polyprenyl synthetase family protein, whose product MDITTLSEKLNHTLSALRYGEKPKELYEPIRYIMALGGKRIRPLLVLLSAKMFDEDVEKALLPAAAVEVFHNFTLMHDDIMDKAPLRRGQQTVHEKWDANTAILSGDVMLVRAYELLLGVEQDKLALVLRLFSRTAAEVCEGQQLDMNFERREQVSIHEYIHMITLKTAVLLGFSLELGAILQGAPKSDAEHLKAFGDNVGIAFQLRDDLLDVYGDKDKFGKQVGGDILSDKKTFLMLTALEQANEQQRQTIISWRDKTDESIAEDKVKAVTEVYDQLNIRHQTEQQIDLYFQKAIHHLDAIQLPKERKSTIRGLALQLMERDS is encoded by the coding sequence GTGGATATCACCACCCTTTCCGAAAAGTTAAACCATACTTTGTCCGCGCTCCGCTACGGTGAAAAGCCAAAGGAGCTTTACGAACCAATTAGGTATATAATGGCGTTGGGCGGCAAAAGAATTCGCCCATTGCTGGTGCTGCTGAGCGCAAAAATGTTTGATGAGGATGTGGAGAAAGCTCTTTTGCCCGCTGCGGCAGTGGAGGTTTTCCACAACTTCACGCTCATGCACGACGACATTATGGACAAGGCCCCACTGCGACGTGGGCAGCAAACTGTGCACGAAAAGTGGGATGCCAACACGGCTATACTTAGCGGCGATGTGATGCTGGTGCGGGCTTATGAGCTTTTATTAGGGGTGGAGCAAGATAAGCTGGCGCTGGTACTAAGGTTATTCAGCCGCACGGCAGCCGAAGTATGCGAAGGACAACAGCTGGACATGAACTTTGAGCGACGTGAGCAGGTAAGTATCCACGAGTACATCCACATGATCACGCTGAAAACAGCCGTGCTGCTGGGCTTTAGTCTGGAGCTGGGTGCCATACTTCAGGGAGCGCCAAAATCCGACGCAGAGCACCTGAAGGCCTTTGGCGACAACGTAGGTATAGCTTTCCAGCTACGCGATGATTTGCTGGATGTGTATGGCGACAAAGACAAGTTTGGCAAGCAGGTAGGTGGCGACATCCTGTCGGATAAGAAAACCTTCCTGATGCTGACAGCGCTGGAGCAGGCAAACGAGCAGCAGCGGCAAACCATCATTAGCTGGCGCGATAAAACCGATGAAAGTATAGCCGAGGACAAGGTAAAGGCCGTGACAGAGGTATACGACCAGCTTAACATCCGCCACCAAACAGAGCAGCAAATCGACCTGTACTTCCAGAAAGCTATACATCACTTAGATGCCATCCAGCTGCCAAAGGAGCGTAAGAGCACTATCCGTGGCCTTGCCCTGCAGCTTATGGAGCGTGATAGTTAA